The following proteins come from a genomic window of Lolium rigidum isolate FL_2022 chromosome 5, APGP_CSIRO_Lrig_0.1, whole genome shotgun sequence:
- the LOC124652105 gene encoding alpha-L-arabinofuranosidase 1-like, producing MGSKEAPCRAHAIFCLLLLFCAGTKCLASEFEVTQEASLSVDASPNLARKIPDTLFGMFFEEINHAGAGGIWAELVSNRGFEAGGPHTPSNIDPWSIIGDDSSVFVATDRMSCFSRNTVALRMEVLCDNCPDGGVGIYNPGFWGMNIEDGKTYNLVMHVKSPETTELTVSLTSSDGLQILASAAIRVSGTSNWVKLDQSLVAKGTDRTSRLQITANKKGVVWLDQISLMPSDTYKGHGFRTELISMLMDLKPRFLRFPGGCFVEGSWLRNAFRWRDSIGPWEERPGHYGDVWNYWTDDGLGYYEFLQLSEDLGAAPVWVFNNGISHHDEVDTAAIAPFVKDILDSLEFARGSAESTWGSVRAAMGHPEPFPVKHVAIGNEDCGKKNYLGNYLKFYNAIREAYPDIQMISNCDGSSTPLDHPADLYDFHVYTDSKALFSMRNTFDKTSRSGPKAFVSEYAVTGKDAGRGSLLASLAEAAFLTGLEKNSDIVQMASYAPLFVNDNDQTWNPDAIVFNSWQQYGTPSYWMQKLFSESSGAMIHPITVSSNYSGSLAASAITWHDNDSSFLRVKIVNFGPDAVSLTILTTGIEGSVNTLGCTATVLTSGSVMDENSFTNPNKVVPVTVQLRNAAEEMQVTLSPHSFTAFDLALAQSKLVAEM from the exons ATGGGTTCGAAAGAAGCGCCCTGTCGTGCTCATGCCATCTTCTGCCTCTTGCTTCTGTTCTGCGCGGGGACCAAGTGTTTGGCATCGGAGTTTGAGGTCACCCAGGAGGCAAGCCTCAGTGTTGACGCTTCACCGAACCTCGCTCGAAAGATCCCTGACACGCTGTTTGGGATGTTTTTTGAG GAGATCAATCATGCCGGGGCTGGTGGAATATGGGCAGAACTTGTTAGCAATAGAG GTTTTGAAGCTGGAGGCCCTCACACTCCATCAAACATTGACCCGTGGTCCATAATTGGAGATGATTCATCCGTGTTTGTAGCAACAGATCGTATGTCATGTTTCAGTCGAAACACTGTTGCTCTAAGAATGGAGGTTCTCTGTGACAACTGCCCAGATGGTGGTGTCGGCATTTACAACCCCGGGTTCTGGGGCATG AACATAGAAGATGGAAAGACCTACAATCTAGTTATGCATGTTAAGTCGCCGGAAACAACCGAGCTGACAGTTTCACTAACAAGCTCTGACGGGTTACAGATTCTGGCATCAGCTGCCATACG AGTATCCGGCACATCGAATTGGGTAAAATTGGACCAGAGTTTGGTTGCTAAAGGAACAGACAGAACCTCAAGACTTCAAATAACAGCTAACAAGAAGGGAGTTGTATGGCTTGATCAAATATCACTCATGCCTTCGGATACATACAAG GGACACGGTTTCCGCACAGAACTTATATCCATGCTTATGGATTTAAAGCCCCGGTTCTTGAGATTCCCTG GAGGCTGCTTTGTTGAAGGTAGTTGGTTAAGAAACGCATTCAGGTGGAGGGATTCTATTGGTCCATGGGAAGAGAGGCCTGGACACTACGGTGATGTTTGGAATTACTGGACAGATGATGGCCTTGGATATTACGAGTTTCTTCAG CTTTCTGAAGACCTCGGTGCTGCCCCAGTCTGGGTATTCAACAACG GAATCAGCCACCATGATGAAGTTGATACAGCTGCTATTGCTCCTTTTGTCAAA GATATATTGGACAGTCTAGAATTTGCAAGGGGGAGCGCCGAATCAACATGGGGTTCTGTTAGAGCTGCGATGGGGCATCCTGAACCATTCCCAGTCAAACATGTTGCAATTGGAAACGAAGATTGTGGGAAGAAAAACTACCTTG GAAACTACCTCAAGTTCTACAATGCTATACGAGAGGCCTATCCAGACATTCAGATGATTTCAAACTGTGATGGTTCCTCTACACCACTTGACCACCCTGCTGACTTATATGATTtccat GTCTATACCGATTCCAAGGCACTATTTTCCATGAGGAACACATTTGACAAAACCTCTCGTAGTGGGCCCAAG GCTTTTGTTAGCGAGTATGCTGTTACAGGAAAGGATGCAGGTAGAGGTAGCCTTCTTGCTTCATTGGCAGAGGCTGCTTTCCTTACTGGACTGGAGAAGAATAG tGATATTGTTCAAATGGCAAGCTATGCACCGCTCTTCGTAAACGATAATGACCAGAC GTGGAACCCAGACGCTATTGTGTTCAATTCCTGGCAGCAATATGGAACTCCCAGTTACTGGATGCAGAAGCTTTTCAGTGAATCAAGCGGCGCTATGATCCATCCAATCACAGTCAGTTCAAACTACTCTGGTTCGCTGGCGGCATCTGCTATCACATGGCATGATAATGACAGCAGCTTCCTCAGAGTGAAG ATTGTGAACTTTGGGCCAGATGCCGTGAGCCTCACAATCTTGACAACTGGGATCGAGGGCAGCGTCAATACGCTCGGATGTACTGCCACTGTTCTCACTTCTGGCAGTGTGATGGATGAGAATTCATTCACTAATCCAAACAAG GTTGTGCCGGTGACGGTCCAGCTGCGCAACGCCGCGGAGGAGATGCAGGTCACACTGTCTCCTCACTCTTTCACTGCGTTCGACCTTGCGCTGGCGCAGTCCAAGCTTGtagcggagatgtga